One Microbacterium sp. zg-B96 genomic region harbors:
- the fusA gene encoding elongation factor G codes for MAQDVLTDLNKVRNIGIMAHIDAGKTTTTERILFYTGVNHKLGETHDGASTTDWMEQEKERGITITSAAVTCFWNNNQVNIIDTPGHVDFTVEVERSLRVLDGAVAVFDGKEGVEPQSETVWRQADKYEVPRICFVNKMDKLGADFYFTVDTIIKRLGAKPLVLQLPIGAENDFVGVIDLVEMRALVWPGDSKGDVTMGAKYEVQDIPADLAERAAEYREKLLETVAETDEVLLEKHFSGEGLTVAEVKAAIRKLTVNGELYPVLCGSAFKNRGVQPMLDAVVDYLPSPLDVPAIEAHDPKDEEKIIVRHPDANDPFAALAFKVAVHPFFGRLTYIRVYSGHLESGAQVVNSTKGKKERIGKIFQMHANKENPVDSVTAGNIYAVIGLKDTTTGDTLADPQQPVVLESMTFPEPVIEVAIEPKTKADQEKLGLAIQKLAEEDPTFRTELNQETGQTVIKGMGELHLDILVDRMKREFRVEANVGKPQVAYRETIRKAVERHDYTHKKQTGGSGQFAKIQFAIEPLDLSGDKTYEFENKVTGGRIPREYIEPTNQGFQDAMNVGVLAGYPIVGVKAILLDGASHDVDSSEMAFKIAGSMGFKEALRKASPVILEPLMSVEVRTPEEYMGDVIGDLNSRRGQIQSMEDAAGVKVVRALVPLSEMFGYIGDLRSKTSGRAVYSMEFDSYSEVPRAVADEIVQKNKGE; via the coding sequence CTCTTCTACACGGGCGTCAACCACAAGCTCGGTGAGACGCACGACGGCGCCTCGACCACCGACTGGATGGAGCAGGAGAAGGAACGCGGCATCACGATCACGTCGGCCGCCGTCACCTGCTTCTGGAACAACAACCAGGTCAACATCATCGACACGCCCGGCCACGTCGACTTCACGGTCGAGGTCGAGCGCTCGCTGCGCGTCCTCGACGGCGCCGTTGCCGTCTTCGACGGCAAGGAGGGCGTCGAGCCCCAGTCGGAGACCGTCTGGCGTCAGGCCGACAAGTACGAAGTGCCCCGCATCTGCTTCGTCAACAAGATGGACAAGCTCGGCGCTGACTTCTACTTCACCGTCGACACCATCATCAAGCGCCTCGGTGCCAAGCCCCTCGTGCTGCAGTTGCCGATCGGTGCCGAGAACGACTTCGTCGGCGTCATCGACCTGGTCGAGATGCGCGCACTCGTGTGGCCCGGTGACTCCAAGGGTGACGTGACCATGGGCGCCAAGTACGAGGTGCAGGACATTCCCGCCGACCTCGCCGAGCGTGCCGCCGAGTACCGCGAGAAGCTGCTCGAGACGGTCGCCGAGACCGACGAGGTCCTGCTGGAGAAGCACTTCAGCGGCGAGGGCCTCACGGTCGCCGAGGTCAAGGCCGCCATCCGCAAGCTCACCGTCAACGGCGAGCTGTACCCCGTGCTGTGCGGTTCGGCGTTCAAGAACCGCGGCGTGCAGCCCATGCTCGACGCGGTCGTGGACTACCTCCCCTCGCCCCTGGACGTGCCGGCCATCGAGGCCCACGACCCCAAGGACGAAGAGAAGATCATCGTGCGTCACCCCGACGCGAACGATCCGTTCGCGGCGCTGGCGTTCAAGGTCGCCGTGCACCCGTTCTTCGGCCGCCTCACCTACATCCGCGTCTACTCCGGTCACCTGGAGTCCGGCGCACAGGTGGTCAACTCCACCAAGGGCAAGAAGGAGCGCATCGGGAAGATCTTCCAGATGCACGCCAACAAGGAGAACCCGGTCGACTCGGTCACCGCGGGCAACATCTACGCCGTGATCGGCCTGAAGGACACCACCACCGGTGACACCCTGGCCGACCCGCAGCAGCCCGTCGTGCTGGAGTCGATGACCTTCCCCGAGCCCGTCATCGAGGTCGCCATCGAGCCGAAGACCAAGGCCGACCAGGAGAAGCTGGGTCTTGCGATCCAGAAGCTCGCCGAAGAGGACCCGACCTTCCGCACCGAGCTCAACCAGGAGACCGGTCAGACGGTCATCAAGGGCATGGGCGAGCTGCACCTGGACATCCTCGTGGACCGCATGAAGCGCGAATTCCGCGTCGAGGCGAACGTCGGCAAGCCCCAGGTCGCGTACCGCGAGACCATCCGCAAGGCGGTCGAGCGTCACGACTACACGCACAAGAAGCAGACCGGTGGTTCGGGTCAGTTCGCGAAGATCCAGTTCGCGATCGAGCCGCTGGACCTGTCGGGCGATAAGACGTACGAGTTCGAGAACAAGGTCACCGGTGGCCGCATCCCGCGCGAGTACATCGAGCCGACCAACCAGGGCTTCCAGGACGCGATGAACGTCGGTGTCCTGGCCGGCTACCCCATCGTGGGTGTCAAGGCGATCCTTCTCGATGGCGCCTCGCACGACGTCGACTCCTCGGAGATGGCGTTCAAGATCGCCGGCTCCATGGGCTTCAAGGAGGCTCTCCGCAAGGCGAGCCCCGTCATCCTCGAGCCGCTCATGTCGGTCGAGGTGCGCACGCCCGAGGAGTACATGGGCGATGTCATCGGTGACCTGAACTCCCGTCGCGGCCAGATCCAGTCGATGGAGGATGCCGCCGGCGTCAAGGTCGTGCGGGCGCTGGTGCCGCTGTCCGAGATGTTCGGCTACATCGGTGACCTGCGCTCGAAGACTTCGGGCCGCGCCGTCTACTCGATGGAGTTCGACAGCTACTCCGAGGTTCCTCGCGCAGTGGCCGACGAAATCGTCCAGAAGAACAAGGGCGAATAA